In the genome of bacterium, the window CATAAAGCTTGTCATCGCCGGCAAAGACATAGATCTTGCCATCCGCAGCTGTCAGAGAGGAGGCGTTAAGCCCTAAAGCCATTTGCAATCGGTCATCCGCCACCGGCGCTTTTTTAAACGCAGAGGAGACCAGCTCAATGGGGTATCCGGGGACCGGTTCACCGTTGGCCGCATTAAAAGCGAAGATTTTTCCTTCAGATGAATTATAATAGACGATGCCGTCGGCCACAGCCGGGGACGCGCCATAATCATCGGCGCCCACGGCCACGGGAAAGCCGGACACGGTTTGGCCGTCGCTTACCTGAAAGGCGTACAGATAGCCGTCGCCGCCACCGACGTAAATTTTGCCGTCAGCGATGACTGGTCCGCAGAAGCGGGGATTCTGAGTGCCGCCGGCCGGAATTGGGCCCCACACCAGGCTGCCGGTGAGTGCATGAAAAGCATAGAGGTTGCCGGATGCACCGTGGCGAACAAAAACTTTGTCATCGCTGTAAGCGGGCGAGCTGTAATTCTTTCCTTCAGCGACCTGAACCGGGAATCCGGCCACGGGTTGTCCGTCGTTGAGCGTATACGCATGCAGTCGACCGTCCGAAGTGGTGATGTAGACCATGTCGTCGGCCACAATCATCCCGTTCTCTTCAATTTTTAAAGAGCCGATGGCGGCTTGTTGTCTCAGAGGCAGTTTCGGACCACTGTTTTCAAATCCACTGTTGCTGCTGTTGCCGCGCCAGAGCGGCCAATCCTGGGCGCCGGCCGCTTCGAACAGGAGGGTTAACGTCAAAACGCAAATCCATCGTCTCATATCTTAATCCAATTCATTTAATCAACACCGCGATCGGCAATAGAGATTTGGTATTAATTCGCCGTCACTTTAGCACCGATGGTGAAGGCGTCTAGGACGGTTCCCTTGTTATTCATCAATCCGAAATTAGAGTTCACCGCAGGGTCGGCGATCAGCGTGAGCGTGGCTGCGGCCGTGGCTTTGATCGCTTTGAAACACACCCGTCCGATAAGGCCCTCTCCGCTCACCGATTTGCCCAGGCCAAGTACGCCGAGCACCAGATTCACCTCGCCGCTGGTGTTGTTGCGATTGAACATGAACTGCCAGACCGTGCCGCCCCGAGAGGAAAGAAAGACATCCTCACGCCCCAAATCCACCACCTGCAGGGCGTCCTGAGGGAACAGCAATCGCAGGCCGACACCGGCCAGGCTATCCGCTTTATGCACTTTGAAATAGACGGAAAAGGTGTCATTCACCGCCACGGTCTTTTCCGTCGGGGTGATTGTGATCGCAGGGATGAGGAAGCTCATCCTTAAGCGAAGGTTCACCGTCTTGCCCGCCGCCAGGTTGACCGTATCGCCGGCCGCCATGACCGCGGTGCTGTTTCGATAAGCCGTCACGGTAAAGAGGCGTCGATCGCCCGCCTTGACGCGCAGTGTATCGCGGAGGAGCCCTGCAGTCGGAATAATCTCTTTGCGAATCGAATCCATGCCGGCGCCCGTTGCGGTCACGACTATTCGGGTCAGCCCGGTCGAAAGGGCATTAAAGGGCGAAAGAGAGATCGACGCGATCCCATCCTCCGTGTCCAACGGCTCGGGCGTCAGAGGCGTTGGACGTTGGCAATTCAGGACCACCGCTAAAGCAAGGACGGCGATCATCAGGCTGCATTTTCTCAAGGTGGACATTTTATTAGTGCTCCGATCGGAATTGTTATGCCCGGAGTTGCGATACAAGCGGGCAACCTTCTACCATTCGATGCTTAAAAAGACCGTACTGTCCTTGGTCTGCTCCTCCTCTCCGCCGCTCAACAGATAATATGCGCCGCCGCCGGCCGCTACCGCTGCCAGCCAAAAGACGGGTTTGGTATAGAAGGGAGAAGATTTGCGTGAGGACAGCGGCTTTACGGTCGCAGGGGATTTGACCTGCGCTTTGGGCGTTAAGCCCGCCCGTGTCTGCATTTTGGCCAGTTGTTTGTCGTCGATCAAACGGACTTCGACCGGTTCGGTTTTGCTCTCGTTGCCAAAGGCATCGATCGCTATGATCTGATAGGTGAGGAAAGCGGACTGGGTGATGTTGGCGGGCACGGTCACACCGTACAGCCGCCCCTGGGTGATCACCTGGGCCGATTGCGCGTCGATGTAACCGGAGAGTCCTTGCTCAGAGCGAATGCGAAAATAAGGATCCCGTATCATCGTGACCAGCACTTGCTGATCCCGATTCAATACGCCCACTTTTTTAAAGGTTGTTCCCGGGCCAGCATAGACCGGCAACTGATCCGTGAGGATTTTAACCGCAACCGGCACCGCCTCCTTTTCGTTAATCACCGGCATCGGGCCTTCAAACGCTTCCCCCTCATAGCTGATTTTGAGCTGAACCGCTTTGACTCCATTGGAATCAGCGATATTGGCAGCCAGCGGCAGAGGCTTGCCCTGGCGGCCCAGCTTTTGCGGTTGATGAGCGATGATCGGCGGGGTGGTATCGAACGCCTGGGCGTACAAGATAGGCGGGAATGACCAAAGAAGAGCGACAGATAGAATCAGACGTCGCACTGTTCCATCGGATCCATGGTGTCTCATAACAAAACAACTCCGTTTAATTTTTGCGAATCTCGATGCTTGTCTATGATGCGATTACTTGTTGTAATACAACACGTTGAATAAAAAGATGCCCAAAGCGCAAAAATTAAGAGCAAATATAATTCCATGTATAAGATAGATATCAAAAAAAAAGCCTGCAAGCAAAAAGTGCTGCAGGCGAAAAATTTCTGAATGGGCGCTCTATTGGATGTTGACGATCCGATAGCTGACCAGCCCGGCTGGTATCTTGATCTCAACGATATCGTTGACTTTTTTTCCCACCAGGGCCTTGCCGACCGGCGAATCGACTGAGACCGCATCCACATCATAGGTGTGGAATTCGGCTGTGGGCACGAGCTCGTAGGCGATCTGGCGTTTGGTCTTGACGTCCATCAGAGTGACACGGCTGCCGACATGCACCTGATCATTGTTCATCATATCGTCGGTCATGATCCGCGCGCGCGACAGGGTTTCCTCCAGACGGGCGATCTTGCGTTCGACTAGAGCCTGTTTCTCTTTGGCGGCATGATATTCTGCGTTCTCAGAGAGGTCGCCCTTTTCTCGTGCCTCCGCGATATCCCGGATCGCTTTATTGCGATCCTCCCGTTTCATCTGAGCCAGTTCCGAAGTGAGTTTGTCAAACTGCTCTTTGGAAAGGTACATGGGCTTCATAGCAAGATTCCTTGTGCTGTTTGCCGGCATCAAAAACGCAAACCGAATCGGCGTCTGGAGTGCAGCGCGACACCGATTCGGTTTGCGTGTAGGTATTGTAAGAAAAAATGCGATGAGAGTCAAGAGAAATTTAACGTCTGTTTGAATAATCCTTGCTCCTGTGCGTTTTTATTGTTAAGTTTTATCATGAAAGAAAAAATCTTCGTCATCACCACGGGCGGGACCATCGAAAAGATCTATGATGAGGAGAGCGGTACGCTCGCTAACCGCGGCTCAGTGCTGGACGAAATGCTCCGCCGGCTGCGGCTGCCTTATAGCGAGATCCAGTCCTATGACCTGTTGTGCAAGGATTCTCTGCAGATGACCGATCGGGATCGGCAGATGATCCTGTTCGCGGTGGAGAATCTATTGGAGCACAAGCGCCCGGTCGTCATTTTGCACGGCACAGATACCATGGAGCAAACCGCCCAGTATCTGTATGATCACCTGCCCGGGCCGCCGGCGCCCATTGTTTTTACCGGCGCCATGACCCCGTTCGGCTTTGAAAAATCAGACGCCCTGCAGAATTTTACTGAAGCGCTGCTGGCTTGCCAACTGCTCCCTCCAGGCATCTATATTTCCATGCATAATCATGTTCACCCTATGCCCGGAGTGTATAAAAACCGCGAAAAAGGGACTTTTGCGGCTCACCCCCCCGCCGGTGAGCCTTTGCCACGACCGTAGCGCTTTTGGGTTGACCCTGGTGGAACTGAGCCCGCTTCATTTTCAGTTGCCCCTTTCTTAGGGCCTGCTATCCTGTC includes:
- a CDS encoding PQQ-like beta-propeller repeat protein, with the translated sequence MTLTLLFEAAGAQDWPLWRGNSSNSGFENSGPKLPLRQQAAIGSLKIEENGMIVADDMVYITTSDGRLHAYTLNDGQPVAGFPVQVAEGKNYSSPAYSDDKVFVRHGASGNLYAFHALTGSLVWGPIPAGGTQNPRFCGPVIADGKIYVGGGDGYLYAFQVSDGQTVSGFPVAVGADDYGASPAVADGIVYYNSSEGKIFAFNAANGEPVPGYPIELVSSAFKKAPVADDRLQMALGLNASSLTAADGKIYVFAGDDKLY
- a CDS encoding SH3 domain-containing protein, which translates into the protein MRHHGSDGTVRRLILSVALLWSFPPILYAQAFDTTPPIIAHQPQKLGRQGKPLPLAANIADSNGVKAVQLKISYEGEAFEGPMPVINEKEAVPVAVKILTDQLPVYAGPGTTFKKVGVLNRDQQVLVTMIRDPYFRIRSEQGLSGYIDAQSAQVITQGRLYGVTVPANITQSAFLTYQIIAIDAFGNESKTEPVEVRLIDDKQLAKMQTRAGLTPKAQVKSPATVKPLSSRKSSPFYTKPVFWLAAVAAGGGAYYLLSGGEEEQTKDSTVFLSIEW
- the greA gene encoding transcription elongation factor GreA — its product is MKPMYLSKEQFDKLTSELAQMKREDRNKAIRDIAEAREKGDLSENAEYHAAKEKQALVERKIARLEETLSRARIMTDDMMNNDQVHVGSRVTLMDVKTKRQIAYELVPTAEFHTYDVDAVSVDSPVGKALVGKKVNDIVEIKIPAGLVSYRIVNIQ
- a CDS encoding asparaginase, with the protein product MKEKIFVITTGGTIEKIYDEESGTLANRGSVLDEMLRRLRLPYSEIQSYDLLCKDSLQMTDRDRQMILFAVENLLEHKRPVVILHGTDTMEQTAQYLYDHLPGPPAPIVFTGAMTPFGFEKSDALQNFTEALLACQLLPPGIYISMHNHVHPMPGVYKNREKGTFAAHPPAGEPLPRP